One genomic window of Gossypium hirsutum isolate 1008001.06 chromosome D11, Gossypium_hirsutum_v2.1, whole genome shotgun sequence includes the following:
- the LOC107904534 gene encoding nuclear pore complex protein NUP98A isoform X10 — protein MFGSTSPFGQSSSSPFASQSVFGQTNNANSNPFAPKPSFGSITPFGSQTGGSIFGGTSTGVFGSAQSSSPFSSTTAFGASSSPAFGSSMPAFGSSSTPAFGSSSSSFGGSSVFGQKPAFGFGSTTTQSSPFGSTMQQSQPAFGSGIFGSSVPFGSSTPAFGATSTSAFGATSTPAFGATSALAFGATSAPAFGGTSTPAFGSMSTPAFGATSTPAFGSTGSPAFGSTGTAFGVSNAPVFGTGGTFGASSTPAFGTSSTPAFGGSSTPAFGASSSPSFSFGSAFGQSTPAFGSFGATSTPAFGSTSTPAFGATSTPAFGSTGSPAFGSSGTTFGMSNASVFGTEGTFGASSTPAFGTSSSPAFGASSTPSFSFGSSPTFGQSTPAFGSSPFGTTAFGAQSSPFGSQSSTPAFGSTSFGQSPFGGQRGGSRVAPYSSTTEADGGSGTQPAGKLESISAMPVYKDKSHEELRWEDYQLGDKGGPNPASQPSAGIGFGVSTSPSNPFSTSSTFGQTSANPFSSTSTNPFSLKPPSFNSTGFTTSATTSNPFQSTSSSLFGQTSSMTTSIFSSSSTPTFGTGSSLFSSSVTPSFSTSLSIFGTSVTPATTPTFATGLNFSSSQTSPLFSSTPAIGQTGNAFGQVTSTFGQNTTNFGQTSIFNTPSAGFGGNMFSSSLSFAPSSSPAAFGSTTPPFSSPFQPAQTSGAFSFSNFGQSQPGGGSSIFGQSNIGLSYVSSTQSAAVAQPSTIANPYGTLPAMPQISIGRTGAAPSVQYGISSMPVVDKPAPVRILPLLTSRYLSQRRIRLPTRKYHPNNDSPKIPFFSDDEETPCVPKAGAVFIPRENPRSLVIRPTKSWPSRASAEKASPLKDASTPPHENGKANFLMMAPTLRIKTKILLKMAL, from the exons ATGTTTGGTTCAACTAGCC CTTTTGGGCAATCATCAAGTAGCCCATTTGCTTCCCAATCTGTTTTTGGCCAGACCAACAATGCAAATAGCAATCCATTTGCTCCAAAACCTTCCTTTGGTAGCATTACCCCTTTTGGATCACAAACAGGTGGTTCAATATTTGGGGGTACTTCTACTGGAGTGTTTGGCTCCGCCCAATCTTCTTCTCCCTTTTCCTCAACAACTGCCTTTGGTGCTTCATCATCTCCAGCTTTTGGAAGTTCCATGCCTGCTTTTGGATCTTCTTCTACTCCTGCATTTGGCAGTTCATCATCATCTTTTGGTG GGTCTTCTGTTTTCGGTCAGAAGCCTGCATTTGGCTTTGGGTCTACTACTACTCAATCAAGTCCTTTTGGAAGCACAATGCAACAATCACAACCTGCATTTGGTAGTGGTATATTTGGTTCCTCTGTACCTTTTGGTTCCAGTACTCCTGCCTTCGGTGCCACAAGCACCTCTGCTTTTGGTGCCACAAGTACCCCTGCCTTTGGTGCCACGAGTGCCCTTGCTTTTGGTGCCACGAGTGCCCCTGCTTTTGGTGGCACAAGTACCCCTGCCTTTGGTTCCATGAGTACTCCAGCCTTTGGTGCCACAAGCACCCCTGCCTTTGGTTCAACTGGAAGTCCAGCATTTGGGAGCACTGGAACTGCATTTGGTGTGTCCAATGCCCCAGTCTTTGGAACAGGTGGCACATTTGGAGCATCAAGCACACCTGCTTTTGGCACTTCCAGCACTCCTGCATTTGGGGGTTCGAGCACTCCTGCTTTTGGAGCATCTTCAAGTCCATCATTCAGCTTTGGGTCAGCATTTGGGCAGTCAACACCAGCATTTGGTAGCTTTGGTGCCACGAGCACTCCTGCCTTTGGTTCCACAAGCACCCCTGCCTTTGGTGCTACCAGCACTCCGGCCTTTGGTTCAACTGGAAGTCCAGCATTCGGGAGCAGTGGAACTACATTTGGCATGTCTAATGCCTCTGTCTTTGGCACAGAAGGCACATTTGGAGCATCAAGCACACCTGCTTTTGGCACTTCAAGCAGTCCTGCTTTTGGAGCATCTTCTACTCCTTCCTTCAGCTTTGGGTCTAGCCCAACTTTTGGCCAGTCCACACCAGCATTCGGTAGTAGTCCATTTGGAACCACTGCATTTGGAGCCCAGAGTTCTCCTTTTG GAAGTCAATCTTCTACACCAGCATTTGGAAGCACTAGCTTTGGCCAGTCACCTTTTGGGGGTCAACGTGGGGGAAGTAGAGTAGCTCCGTACTCTTCTACTACTGAAGCAGATGGAGGGAGTGGTACACAGCCAGCTGGAAAATTGGAGTCAATATCAGCAATGCCTGTTTACAAAGATAAAAGTCACGAGGAGTTGAGATGGGAGGATTATCAGTTAGGAGATAAAG GTGGACCGAATCCAGCTTCTCAGCCTTCTGCAGGGATTGGCTTTGGTGTGTCAACTTCACCTTCAAATCCTTTCAGCACCTCTTCAACATTTGGTCAGACATCTGCAAATCCTTTTTCCAGCACAAGTACCAATCCATTTAGTCTAAAACCTCCATCCTTTAATAGTACAGGTTTTACAACCTCAGCAACTACATCAAATCCTTTTCAATCGACTTCATCAAGCCTTTTTGGGCAAACTTCATCAATGACAACTTCAATATTTAGTTCATCTTCCACTCCTACATTTGGAACTGGGTCTTCTCTTTTTAGTTCATCTGTCACTCCTTCCTTTTCAACTTCGTTATCCATTTTTGGCACTAGTGTAACTCCGGCAACAACGCCTACATTTGCTACTGGTTTAAATTTTAGCAGCAGTCAGACATCCCCCCTGTTCAGTTCTACCCCTGCAATTGGGCAGACAGGCAATGCTTTTGGGCAGGTGACCTCTACATTTGGACAGAATACTACTAATTTTGGTCAAACAAGCATTTTCAACACACCTTCCGCTGGGTTTGGTGGGAATATGTTTTCAAGCTCACTATCTTTCGCTCCTTCTAGCAGCCCAGCTGCCTTTGGCTCAACAACT CCccctttttcttctccttttcagCCAGCTCAGACTAGTGGTGCTTTCAGTTTCAGCAATTTTGGTCAGTCACAACCAG GTGGTGGTTCAAGCATTTTTGGTCAGAGTAACATTGGCTTGTCGTATGT GTCTTCTACACAGAGTGCAGCTGTAGCACAACCCTCGACTATTGCAAACCCCTATGGAACACTCCCTGCTATGCCACAAATCTCAATTGGTCGGACTGGGGCTGCCCCATCTGTTCAATATGGAATTTCTAGCATGCCT GTTGTGGACAAACCTGCTCCTGTTAGAATATTGCCCTTATTGACTTCTCGATACTTGTCGCAAAGGCGGATTAGGTTGCCTACAAGGAAATATCATCCTAATAATGATAGTCCAAAG ATTCCATTTTTCAGTGATGATGAAGAGACACCCTGCGTGCCTAAGGCCGGTGCTGTTTTTATTCCTAGGGAAAACCCAAGGTCTCTGGTCATTCGCCCCACAAAAAGTTGGCCGTCCAGAGCTTCTGCAGAGAAGGCATCACCATTGAAGGATGCATCCACTCCGCCGCATGAGAATGGTAAG GCAAATTTTCTAATGATGGCTCCAACGCTGAGGATAAAGACG AAAATCCTGCTGAAAATGGCCTTGTGA